In one Paraburkholderia azotifigens genomic region, the following are encoded:
- the tssM gene encoding type VI secretion system membrane subunit TssM → MKLLGWLRRPIVLSFLGVLALALIVWIEGPLLAFAGKAPLESAAHRWIVIAVLFALWALYWGVRWLMVRLANVKFTRVVAEAAPQPGRKESEADVAALKQRFDEAMAILRKARVKGRFGSQYVYQLPWYMFVGAPGTGKTTALLHSGLKFPLADRLGKQAVGGVGGTRNCDWWFTDDAVLLDTAGRFTTQDSFAEADQAAWSGFLQLLRKYRPRRPLNGVIVALSVQDLLQLSDTQRAVQAGAVRERLKELYARLGMRFPVYVVVTKCDLLAGFAEFFDDLGRDEREQVWGVTFPYAAQGGPDDALASFPGEFAALEKQLQSRVLRRMQQETDTRRRALVYGFPQQFAGLESVLTGFLQETFSTSRFDEAALLRGVYFTSGTQEGRPIDRVMSAVAAALGLQRQVVLPDPASGRAYFITRLMRDVVFQEAGLAGTNPTLERRRTWLQRIALGLIGIAAAIALVLFFISYQRNQAYIGNVEQRVTELQKLAKNIRAGDDPLALLPLLNAARDLPGGYADREKRVPWLSRLGLYQGDKLGLEAQASYRRLLKQTLLPLVVRRMEDELRRGDANNPDFQYEVLRAYLMLGDPAHFDADSVRLWADIDWRRGPLHDASDDQRNDIDGHLAALFQPAQFDASLPLDKNLIAQARTTLARMPLAQRMFNRVARDLEQAKLPPFSVAASAGRNAALVLVRKSGAPLTRGVSGAYTRAGYQKFGQLRDEAVVDVARDNWVLGREESVLTPNGIDDLKSAMTQLYYDEYIRQWDALLADVAVVPFDSVEKGARVANVLAAPDSPLKAFMLAAAQETTLGTVKTGGSLAEQGVSALNNKLDAVKKRLESALGNQPDDTAPPPAQLNAVDAHFQALHDLAGKPGAAGPVQLDTQLAALKDAASYLEASDAARKQGLPAPPGDALNKLKLVAQGAPAPLANVANDIANGGSMLMVGGERARLNALWQANVAQLCRQALDGRYPLVRTSTRDAAPDDFGRVLAPGGLIDDFFQKNLATLVDMSGPQWRWRQGADSLGIPADVLAQFQRAAQIRDAFFRAGGRDVSVRFTLKVLDIDPAIDHATIDIDGQQFVAAHADQSMVFQWPSGKGTGQARVDFDPSGDSARADGPWALLHLMDNARLQPTAQADRFKATFDSDGHTLALQLDASSVTNPFRRGAFEQFRCPDRL, encoded by the coding sequence ATGAAACTGCTTGGCTGGCTCAGGCGGCCGATCGTGCTGTCATTCCTCGGCGTACTGGCGCTCGCGCTGATCGTGTGGATCGAAGGGCCGCTGCTCGCGTTCGCGGGCAAGGCGCCGCTCGAATCGGCCGCGCACCGCTGGATCGTGATCGCGGTGCTGTTCGCGCTCTGGGCGCTGTACTGGGGCGTGCGCTGGCTGATGGTGCGGCTCGCGAACGTGAAATTCACGCGTGTGGTTGCCGAAGCGGCGCCGCAACCCGGAAGGAAGGAATCGGAAGCGGATGTCGCCGCGCTGAAGCAGCGCTTCGACGAGGCAATGGCGATACTGCGCAAGGCGCGCGTGAAAGGGCGCTTCGGTAGTCAGTATGTCTACCAGTTGCCGTGGTACATGTTCGTCGGCGCGCCAGGCACGGGCAAGACGACGGCGCTGCTGCATTCGGGCCTCAAGTTTCCGCTTGCCGACCGGCTCGGCAAGCAGGCGGTCGGCGGTGTCGGCGGAACGCGCAATTGCGACTGGTGGTTCACGGACGACGCCGTGCTGCTCGACACAGCCGGCCGTTTCACCACTCAGGACAGCTTTGCCGAAGCCGACCAGGCCGCATGGAGCGGCTTCCTGCAACTGCTGCGCAAATATCGGCCGCGACGCCCGCTGAACGGCGTGATCGTCGCGCTGTCGGTGCAGGATCTGCTGCAACTGTCCGACACGCAGCGCGCGGTGCAGGCGGGCGCAGTGCGCGAACGGCTGAAGGAGTTGTACGCCCGCCTCGGGATGCGCTTTCCCGTCTATGTCGTCGTGACCAAGTGCGATCTGCTTGCAGGCTTCGCGGAATTCTTCGACGACCTCGGCCGCGACGAGCGCGAACAGGTGTGGGGCGTGACGTTTCCGTACGCGGCGCAAGGCGGACCGGACGATGCACTGGCGTCATTTCCCGGCGAATTCGCCGCGCTCGAAAAGCAGTTGCAGTCCCGTGTATTGCGGCGCATGCAGCAGGAGACGGACACGCGCCGCCGTGCGCTCGTGTACGGTTTCCCACAGCAGTTCGCGGGTCTCGAGAGCGTGCTGACTGGGTTTCTGCAGGAAACGTTCAGCACCTCGCGTTTCGATGAGGCGGCGCTGCTGCGCGGCGTCTATTTCACGAGCGGCACGCAGGAAGGCCGGCCGATCGACCGCGTGATGAGCGCGGTTGCTGCAGCGCTCGGCTTGCAGCGTCAGGTCGTATTGCCGGACCCGGCAAGCGGGCGTGCGTACTTCATCACGCGGCTGATGCGCGACGTCGTCTTCCAGGAAGCCGGACTGGCGGGCACCAATCCGACCCTGGAGCGCCGCCGCACGTGGCTGCAGCGCATCGCGCTCGGGCTGATCGGCATTGCGGCGGCGATTGCGCTGGTGCTGTTCTTCATCAGCTATCAGCGCAACCAGGCCTATATCGGCAATGTCGAGCAGCGCGTGACCGAATTGCAGAAGCTCGCGAAGAACATTCGCGCGGGCGACGATCCGCTCGCGCTGCTGCCGTTACTCAATGCGGCACGCGACCTGCCCGGCGGCTATGCCGATCGCGAGAAGCGCGTGCCGTGGCTTTCGCGGCTCGGGCTGTATCAGGGGGACAAGCTCGGCCTCGAAGCGCAGGCCAGCTACCGGCGCTTGTTGAAGCAGACGTTGCTGCCGCTTGTCGTGCGCAGGATGGAGGATGAATTGCGGCGCGGCGATGCGAACAACCCCGACTTTCAGTACGAGGTGCTGCGCGCGTACCTGATGCTCGGCGATCCGGCCCACTTCGACGCCGATTCCGTGCGGCTGTGGGCAGACATCGACTGGCGGCGCGGGCCGTTGCACGATGCGAGCGACGATCAGCGCAACGACATCGACGGCCATCTCGCGGCGCTGTTCCAGCCCGCGCAGTTCGATGCGTCGCTGCCGCTCGACAAGAACCTGATCGCGCAGGCGCGCACGACGCTCGCGAGGATGCCGCTGGCGCAACGCATGTTCAATCGCGTCGCGCGCGATCTCGAACAGGCGAAGTTGCCGCCGTTCAGCGTTGCCGCTTCGGCGGGCCGCAACGCGGCGCTGGTACTGGTCCGAAAGAGCGGGGCGCCGTTGACGCGCGGCGTCTCCGGCGCTTACACGCGGGCCGGCTATCAGAAGTTCGGCCAGTTACGCGACGAGGCCGTCGTCGATGTCGCGAGGGACAACTGGGTGCTCGGACGCGAGGAATCGGTGCTGACGCCGAACGGCATCGACGATCTGAAGTCGGCGATGACGCAGCTTTACTACGACGAGTACATCAGGCAGTGGGACGCGTTGCTGGCAGATGTCGCCGTGGTGCCGTTCGACAGCGTGGAGAAGGGGGCGCGTGTGGCGAACGTGCTGGCCGCGCCCGATTCACCGTTGAAGGCGTTCATGCTCGCGGCCGCCCAGGAGACCACGCTCGGCACGGTGAAGACGGGCGGCTCGCTGGCCGAACAGGGCGTCAGTGCGTTGAACAACAAGCTCGACGCGGTGAAGAAGCGGCTCGAAAGCGCGCTCGGCAACCAGCCCGACGACACGGCGCCGCCGCCTGCTCAGCTCAACGCCGTCGATGCGCACTTCCAGGCGCTGCACGATCTCGCGGGCAAGCCCGGCGCGGCGGGTCCCGTGCAGCTCGATACGCAGCTCGCGGCGCTCAAGGACGCGGCCTCGTATCTCGAAGCGTCCGACGCGGCGCGCAAGCAAGGACTGCCCGCGCCGCCTGGCGACGCGCTGAACAAGCTGAAGCTCGTCGCGCAGGGCGCGCCTGCACCGCTTGCAAATGTAGCCAACGACATCGCGAATGGCGGCTCGATGCTGATGGTCGGTGGCGAACGCGCACGGCTGAACGCGCTGTGGCAGGCCAACGTCGCGCAGTTGTGCCGGCAGGCGCTGGATGGCCGCTACCCGCTGGTGCGCACCTCCACGCGCGATGCGGCGCCCGATGACTTCGGACGGGTGCTGGCGCCAGGCGGTTTGATCGACGATTTCTTCCAGAAGAACCTGGCGACGCTGGTCGATATGTCTGGACCGCAATGGCGCTGGCGCCAGGGCGCCGATTCGCTCGGTATTCCAGCGGACGTGCTCGCGCAGTTTCAGCGGGCCGCGCAGATCAGGGATGCGTTCTTCCGCGCGGGCGGGCGAGACGTGTCGGTTCGATTCACGCTCAAGGTGCTCGACATCGATCCCGCGATCGACCATGCCACTATCGATATCGACGGGCAGCAATTCGTTGCCGCCCACGCGGATCAATCGATGGTGTTCCAGTGGCCGAGCGGCAAAGGCACGGGACAGGCGCGGGTCGACTTCGACCCATCGGGGGATTCGGCGCGGGCGGACGGACCGTGGGCGCTGCTGCACCTGATGGACAACGCGCGCTTGCAGCCGACCGCGCAGGCGGACCGGTTCAAGGCGACCTTCGACTCGGATGGGCACACGCTCGCGCTTCAGCTGGATGCGAGCAGTGTGACGAATCCGTTCCGCAGAGGGGCATTCGAACAGTTCCGTTGTCCTGACCGGTTATGA
- a CDS encoding type VI secretion system Vgr family protein, translating to MTSQDTSRHVTVSCAPAGSDLLFLRLTGREELGRLSEFHLDMLSMSNDLNPGDVLGQDISMAIDLPSDGERQINGIVTAFRLVVPGDRTRNRMARYEAIVRPRLWLLTRASHCRFFHEMTVPDIIAKVLQDYDVDLSNKCSATYASLEHCAQYRETDFAFVSRLMEHEGIYYYFEHKGGKHTLVMTDSTDVHASIDHYATISYDGWYEPAHEKECIYQWSSGAELQTGKYEVNEYDFEKPSSSNQQGLLSRATRPKVYDPPVYTMQEHLSGHVESGDGDRYAKVGVEIRQARNDSISGRTSARGVWPGGLFKLQDHVCDAQNHDYLVISAEYEINSDTYVSSAGDHRELPFFDCSFTALRKENQFRAERITPRPLVAGPQTAMVVGPDGDEILTDKYGRIKVQFHWEQFAPPSGANERMKRCWVRVSHSWAGKRWGTFFIPRIGQEVLVDFIEGDPDRPLVTGCVYNANTMPPYDLPANSALSTLKSNSTKGGSGFNEMRFDDTKGSEQLFFHAEKDHEAWIKNDTLTNVGNDRHLKVTGNEFIAVTGARHDSVTGDRNVKVDGNDSLNVSQKLQEKVGMDYALDAGMNVHIKAGMNVVIEAGVSITLKAGGAFVVVGPASVAVSGTPILLNSGGSAGSGSGSSPTAPTAPKDADDGTKKLKS from the coding sequence ATGACCAGCCAGGACACTTCCCGACACGTCACCGTCAGTTGCGCGCCTGCCGGCAGCGACCTGTTGTTCCTGCGCCTGACCGGCCGCGAGGAACTGGGCCGCTTGAGCGAGTTTCATCTGGACATGCTCAGCATGAGCAACGACCTGAATCCCGGCGACGTGCTCGGCCAGGATATCTCGATGGCGATCGACTTGCCGTCCGATGGCGAGCGGCAGATCAACGGCATCGTCACCGCATTCCGGCTCGTCGTGCCCGGCGACAGGACACGCAACCGCATGGCGCGCTACGAAGCGATCGTGCGGCCCCGGCTGTGGCTGCTCACGCGCGCGTCCCACTGCCGCTTCTTTCACGAGATGACGGTGCCGGACATCATCGCGAAAGTGCTGCAGGACTACGACGTGGATCTGAGCAACAAATGTTCGGCTACCTATGCGTCGCTCGAGCATTGCGCGCAGTATCGCGAGACCGATTTCGCCTTCGTCAGCCGGCTGATGGAACACGAGGGTATCTACTACTACTTCGAGCACAAAGGCGGCAAGCACACGCTGGTGATGACCGATTCCACCGACGTCCATGCGTCGATCGATCACTACGCGACGATCTCATACGACGGCTGGTATGAACCTGCGCATGAAAAGGAGTGCATCTATCAATGGTCGTCGGGCGCGGAGTTGCAGACGGGCAAGTACGAAGTCAACGAGTATGACTTCGAGAAACCGTCGTCCAGCAACCAGCAGGGTTTGCTGTCGCGCGCGACGAGGCCGAAGGTCTACGACCCGCCCGTGTACACGATGCAGGAACATCTGAGCGGTCACGTCGAGTCGGGCGATGGCGACCGCTACGCGAAAGTCGGCGTGGAAATACGCCAGGCGCGCAACGACAGCATCAGCGGGCGTACCAGTGCGCGTGGCGTGTGGCCTGGCGGGCTGTTCAAGCTGCAAGACCACGTGTGCGATGCGCAGAACCACGACTACCTCGTGATCAGCGCGGAGTACGAGATCAACTCCGATACCTACGTGTCGAGTGCCGGTGATCATCGCGAGTTGCCGTTTTTCGATTGCAGCTTCACCGCATTGCGCAAGGAAAACCAGTTCCGCGCCGAACGCATCACGCCGCGTCCGCTGGTCGCGGGTCCGCAGACCGCGATGGTGGTCGGTCCCGACGGCGACGAGATCCTGACCGACAAATACGGGCGCATCAAGGTGCAGTTTCACTGGGAGCAGTTCGCGCCTCCGTCCGGCGCCAACGAACGGATGAAGCGCTGCTGGGTGCGCGTGTCGCACAGTTGGGCGGGCAAGCGCTGGGGCACGTTCTTCATTCCGCGCATCGGCCAGGAGGTGCTGGTCGATTTCATCGAAGGCGATCCGGACCGGCCGCTCGTCACGGGCTGCGTGTACAACGCGAACACGATGCCGCCGTACGACCTGCCCGCGAACTCCGCGCTGTCGACGCTGAAGAGCAATTCGACCAAAGGCGGCAGCGGCTTCAACGAAATGCGCTTCGACGACACGAAGGGCAGCGAGCAACTATTTTTCCACGCGGAAAAAGACCATGAAGCGTGGATCAAGAACGACACGCTGACGAACGTCGGTAACGACCGTCATCTGAAGGTCACGGGCAACGAGTTCATCGCCGTGACGGGCGCACGGCACGACAGCGTGACGGGTGACCGCAACGTCAAGGTGGACGGCAACGATTCGCTGAACGTCAGCCAGAAGTTGCAGGAAAAAGTCGGCATGGATTACGCGCTCGATGCGGGTATGAACGTGCATATCAAGGCGGGGATGAACGTCGTGATCGAGGCGGGCGTCAGCATTACGCTGAAGGCGGGCGGCGCGTTCGTGGTGGTGGGGCCCGCGAGCGTCGCCGTATCGGGTACGCCGATCCTGCTGAATTCGGGCGGTTCGGCCGGTTCGGGCAGCGGCTCGTCGCCGACCGCGCCGACCGCGCCGAAGGACGCCGACGATGGCACGAAAAAGCTCAAATCATGA
- the tagF gene encoding type VI secretion system-associated protein TagF, with product MSEFVAQAPGFFGKVRTHGDFVTRRLPAGFVTPWDARLQQGMLFAQRWFGAQWLPVYLNAPVWYFALGADVCGESAWAGVLMPGVDRVGRYFPFTLAAPLAREDIANWLGGAQAWYDEAGRRALSTLDADFVLEHFDSQLDAWGPLTASPAQTPAPGWRLCPAGQLLSGQEANEAEQANCASGRFSALLVRYATPGSGAWWTEGSGAIPAVLLGGPGLPDGERFVGLLDQARSGWRSVVELRLA from the coding sequence ATGAGCGAGTTCGTCGCACAGGCACCCGGCTTTTTCGGCAAGGTGCGCACGCATGGAGACTTCGTGACGCGGCGTTTGCCGGCGGGATTCGTCACGCCGTGGGATGCGCGTCTGCAGCAGGGCATGCTGTTCGCGCAGCGCTGGTTCGGCGCTCAGTGGCTGCCCGTCTATCTGAATGCGCCGGTCTGGTATTTTGCGCTCGGTGCAGACGTGTGCGGCGAGTCGGCGTGGGCGGGTGTGCTGATGCCGGGTGTCGACCGGGTGGGACGCTATTTTCCGTTCACGCTCGCCGCGCCGCTTGCGCGCGAAGACATCGCGAACTGGCTCGGCGGTGCGCAGGCCTGGTACGACGAAGCCGGACGGCGCGCGCTGTCGACGCTCGACGCGGATTTCGTGCTGGAGCATTTCGATTCGCAGCTCGATGCATGGGGGCCGTTGACAGCCTCCCCAGCACAAACACCTGCGCCCGGGTGGCGGCTTTGTCCGGCGGGACAGCTGCTGTCCGGGCAAGAAGCGAATGAAGCCGAACAGGCGAACTGCGCCTCCGGGCGCTTCTCCGCGTTGCTCGTGCGCTACGCGACGCCGGGATCGGGCGCATGGTGGACGGAAGGATCGGGCGCGATCCCCGCCGTGTTGCTGGGTGGCCCGGGTTTGCCGGACGGCGAGCGTTTCGTCGGCTTGCTCGATCAGGCGCGCAGCGGCTGGCGGTCGGTTGTCGAATTGCGCCTGGCGTAG
- the tagH gene encoding type VI secretion system-associated FHA domain protein TagH: protein MNDPILSLRVVRFNDEPVAEPIAVEFGPTGGTIGRATDCTLVLPDQQRAISRVHARIELRGGEYLLCDLGSNPSVLNQRALGGTREARLANGDRLMIGTYLLEVTIAERTAGARSATGLGLADPLAAVKVLGGPSPADAQGDPFGLGALDPLGQPGFGKRPPIASGPRYAGSESDHVAPEFQAFAAPGPASHAAMPPVVPGVASPSPGGIPADYDPLADALAQWETPVQRGGVQPGAAHASPPFAAPPSDASSDVLSNAFTSAPGMAPAPAPAPSVPASPGGPTGLSPGLLDGPVGHDVATPFDDLLAPAAGPPLVPEDPTEIAPASSLAAAASAPVERVSAPVSAAAQQPSPRQREPAAPAAAMAEPAPRATPAAAPSRSESAASRDMAPDRDAYPALLEGLGLDPSRLPNLPPAELARLVGTMLREALRGTMAVLRARSMARREARLDVTLIVARDNNPLKFFPDVDSALAQMLTGRGAGYLPPAEALERAFNDIESHELAVIVGMRAALADVLGRFDPASIEAQLKEGGVIDKVLSNRKSKLWDLFVERQADVAREAQDDFQRLFGKAFNDAYEAQIDALHTARKTGKTDPTSHH, encoded by the coding sequence GTGAACGATCCGATTCTTTCGTTGCGCGTCGTGCGCTTCAATGACGAGCCAGTCGCCGAACCGATTGCGGTCGAGTTCGGACCGACGGGCGGCACCATCGGCCGCGCGACTGATTGCACGCTGGTGCTGCCTGACCAGCAGCGCGCCATTTCGCGCGTGCATGCGCGCATCGAATTGCGCGGCGGCGAGTATTTGCTGTGCGATCTCGGCAGCAACCCAAGCGTGCTGAACCAGCGCGCACTGGGCGGCACGCGTGAGGCACGACTCGCGAATGGCGACCGGTTGATGATCGGCACCTATCTGCTCGAAGTGACGATTGCGGAACGCACGGCGGGTGCACGCAGCGCGACGGGCCTGGGCCTGGCGGATCCGCTGGCGGCGGTGAAAGTGCTCGGCGGTCCGTCACCCGCCGATGCGCAAGGCGATCCGTTTGGTCTCGGCGCGCTCGATCCCCTCGGACAGCCTGGGTTTGGCAAACGCCCGCCGATTGCGTCGGGGCCGCGCTACGCAGGGTCGGAAAGCGATCATGTCGCGCCGGAATTTCAGGCTTTCGCCGCGCCGGGCCCGGCGTCGCATGCGGCTATGCCACCTGTGGTGCCGGGTGTGGCGAGCCCCTCGCCGGGCGGCATTCCCGCCGACTACGATCCGCTCGCGGATGCGCTCGCCCAATGGGAAACGCCGGTGCAACGGGGCGGCGTGCAGCCGGGAGCGGCGCACGCTTCGCCACCTTTCGCCGCGCCGCCGTCCGATGCATCGTCCGATGTCTTGTCCAATGCGTTTACGTCTGCGCCGGGCATGGCCCCAGCGCCCGCACCCGCGCCGTCGGTCCCCGCGTCGCCAGGCGGTCCGACGGGCTTGTCCCCAGGCCTGCTCGACGGTCCTGTTGGCCATGACGTCGCGACACCGTTCGATGATCTGCTCGCACCGGCCGCCGGGCCGCCGCTGGTCCCGGAGGACCCCACCGAAATCGCGCCCGCCTCTTCGCTGGCTGCGGCGGCGTCCGCTCCCGTCGAGCGTGTGTCTGCTCCTGTATCGGCGGCCGCGCAGCAGCCATCGCCCAGGCAACGCGAGCCGGCAGCGCCCGCCGCTGCGATGGCCGAGCCCGCGCCGAGGGCAACGCCTGCGGCCGCGCCGTCCAGGTCCGAATCCGCGGCCTCGCGCGATATGGCTCCCGATCGCGACGCGTACCCAGCGCTGCTTGAAGGGCTGGGTCTCGACCCTTCGCGCTTGCCGAACCTGCCGCCAGCGGAACTTGCGCGACTCGTCGGCACGATGTTGCGCGAGGCGCTGCGCGGCACGATGGCCGTGCTGCGCGCCCGTTCGATGGCGCGGCGCGAAGCGCGCCTCGACGTCACGCTGATCGTGGCGCGCGACAACAATCCGCTGAAATTTTTCCCCGATGTCGACAGCGCGCTCGCCCAGATGCTCACGGGCCGCGGCGCCGGTTATCTGCCGCCCGCCGAAGCGCTCGAACGTGCGTTCAACGACATCGAATCGCATGAACTCGCGGTGATCGTCGGCATGCGCGCGGCGCTGGCCGACGTGCTCGGCCGTTTCGATCCCGCCAGCATCGAGGCCCAGTTGAAGGAGGGTGGCGTGATCGACAAGGTGCTGTCGAACCGCAAGTCAAAACTGTGGGATCTGTTTGTCGAACGGCAGGCAGATGTCGCACGTGAAGCGCAGGACGATTTTCAGAGACTGTTCGGCAAGGCGTTCAACGATGCGTACGAGGCGCAGATCGACGCGCTCCACACCGCGCGCAAGACCGGCAAGACGGACCCGACCAGCCACCATTGA
- the tssK gene encoding type VI secretion system baseplate subunit TssK, translating into MSWNSKVIWSEGMFLQPQHLQQHDRYLQTQLETRAACLRPYSWGLTALEIDEQLLKLGKVALLSCAGVMPDGTPFNLPADDDLPEPLDIPEGTRNTLVALALPVRRPGVAETGNEDSGENFARHRVAEREVDDSNDPNAEPALMQIGKLRVRLALEADVANAYAVLGVVRVVERLPDNRVVLENDYSPPCLDYRVGRRLAAFVDDLVGLLHQRGEVLAARLAQPGVTGVAEVSDFLLLQLINRHEPLAAHLSTMTGLHPEALYQIAVQLAGELATFSQSGKRPPTYPVYRHDRLRETFAPVIDDLRASLSMVMDPHAVSIPLEERKYGLRVALVPDKNLFASATFVLAVRAQMPAEHILTGFAPQVKIGPIERIRDLVNLQLPGVGLRALPVAPRQLPFHAGFTYFELDRGNELWKQFATSAGMALHVAGEFPGLAMEFWAIRR; encoded by the coding sequence ATGTCCTGGAACAGCAAAGTCATCTGGTCGGAGGGGATGTTCCTGCAGCCGCAGCATCTGCAGCAGCACGACCGTTATCTGCAGACCCAGCTCGAGACGCGGGCCGCGTGTCTTCGTCCTTACAGCTGGGGGCTGACCGCGCTCGAAATCGACGAGCAGCTGCTCAAGCTCGGCAAGGTTGCGCTACTGTCGTGCGCGGGTGTGATGCCCGATGGCACGCCGTTCAATCTGCCCGCCGACGACGATCTGCCCGAACCGCTCGATATTCCGGAGGGCACGCGCAATACGCTCGTCGCGCTGGCGCTGCCGGTGCGCCGTCCGGGCGTTGCCGAAACGGGCAACGAAGACAGCGGAGAAAACTTCGCGCGGCATCGCGTGGCCGAACGCGAAGTCGACGACAGCAACGATCCGAATGCCGAACCGGCGCTGATGCAGATCGGCAAGCTGCGCGTGCGGCTCGCGCTGGAAGCGGACGTCGCGAATGCGTATGCGGTGCTTGGCGTCGTGCGCGTTGTCGAGCGGCTGCCCGACAACCGTGTCGTGCTCGAAAACGACTACAGTCCGCCGTGTCTCGACTACCGGGTCGGGCGGCGTCTTGCCGCGTTCGTCGACGATCTCGTCGGCCTGCTGCACCAGCGTGGCGAGGTGCTCGCCGCGCGCCTTGCGCAGCCTGGCGTGACAGGCGTCGCGGAAGTGTCGGACTTCCTGCTGCTGCAACTGATCAACCGCCACGAGCCGCTCGCAGCGCATCTGTCGACGATGACGGGACTGCATCCGGAAGCGCTGTACCAGATTGCGGTGCAGCTTGCGGGAGAACTCGCGACGTTCAGCCAGTCTGGCAAGCGCCCGCCGACGTATCCCGTGTACCGGCACGACCGCCTGCGGGAAACCTTCGCGCCGGTGATTGACGATTTGCGGGCGTCGCTCAGCATGGTGATGGACCCCCATGCCGTGTCGATTCCGCTCGAAGAGCGCAAGTACGGCCTGCGCGTCGCGCTCGTGCCGGACAAGAATCTGTTCGCTTCGGCGACCTTCGTGCTGGCCGTACGTGCGCAGATGCCGGCCGAGCACATTCTGACGGGCTTCGCGCCGCAGGTGAAGATTGGGCCGATCGAGCGCATTCGCGATCTCGTGAACCTGCAGTTGCCCGGCGTCGGGCTGCGCGCGCTGCCTGTCGCGCCACGCCAGTTGCCGTTTCATGCGGGCTTCACGTACTTCGAGCTCGATCGCGGCAACGAATTGTGGAAGCAGTTCGCAACGTCCGCCGGCATGGCGTTGCACGTCGCGGGCGAATTCCCGGGGCTGGCGATGGAGTTTTGGGCCATTCGCCGCTGA
- a CDS encoding DotU family type VI secretion system protein codes for MTPDEPRGPLDDPGATILIPTPGGARAAFVAAAATAAPIPAQTGGLNPLLRAANPLLELAVPLRQLPTHPNVEELRTQLIQMMRTFETQGRASGIDDEKLGASRYCLCTFLDEAISSTPWGAGMWASRSLLVTFHNEASGGERFFLILQRLAQNPTGNVDVLELIYVILGLGFEGRYRLIDGGRTQLDTIRERLEAMIRSQRGAAERDLSVHWLPEKTERKPLLQLVPLWVAAAIACVLLVAVHLVLSLRLNDESDRVFAALHGIRVAPPPLAAAKAAPPPALAPKLSQFLAPEIAQGLVHVAELPDRTVVEIKGDGLFASGSAELESSYIPLIQRIGDAIKDVPGHVVVAGHTDNQRLLSARFPSNWHLSQARADVVRDMLAARTGTPGRFEAEGRGDTEPIAPNDSPANRAKNRRVDITILAPGAAS; via the coding sequence GTGACTCCAGACGAACCACGCGGCCCGCTCGATGATCCTGGCGCGACGATCCTGATTCCGACGCCCGGCGGTGCGCGTGCCGCGTTTGTCGCGGCCGCGGCGACGGCGGCGCCGATCCCGGCGCAGACGGGCGGCCTCAATCCATTGTTGCGCGCGGCCAATCCGCTGCTGGAGCTGGCGGTTCCGCTGCGGCAGTTGCCGACCCATCCGAATGTCGAAGAGTTGCGCACACAGCTGATCCAGATGATGCGCACGTTCGAAACGCAAGGGCGTGCGAGCGGCATCGACGACGAGAAGCTCGGCGCATCGCGCTACTGTCTGTGCACCTTCCTCGACGAGGCGATTTCGAGTACGCCGTGGGGCGCGGGGATGTGGGCGAGCCGCAGCCTGCTCGTGACGTTTCACAACGAGGCTTCCGGGGGCGAGCGCTTTTTCCTGATTCTGCAGCGGCTTGCTCAGAACCCCACCGGGAACGTCGACGTACTCGAACTGATCTACGTGATCCTCGGGCTGGGGTTCGAAGGCCGCTACCGGCTGATCGACGGTGGCCGCACGCAGCTGGACACGATCCGCGAGCGGCTCGAAGCGATGATCCGTTCGCAACGCGGCGCCGCCGAACGCGATCTGTCGGTGCACTGGCTGCCCGAAAAGACAGAGCGCAAGCCCCTGCTGCAACTGGTGCCGCTGTGGGTCGCCGCGGCGATCGCCTGCGTGCTGCTCGTCGCCGTGCATCTGGTGCTGAGCCTGCGCCTGAACGACGAGTCCGACCGCGTGTTCGCGGCGTTGCACGGCATACGCGTCGCACCGCCGCCGCTCGCCGCCGCGAAGGCGGCGCCGCCGCCTGCGCTCGCACCGAAGCTGTCGCAGTTTCTTGCACCGGAAATCGCGCAAGGGCTCGTGCATGTCGCCGAACTTCCCGACCGGACCGTCGTCGAGATCAAGGGCGACGGGCTGTTCGCGTCGGGCAGCGCCGAGCTCGAATCGAGTTATATCCCGTTGATCCAGCGCATCGGCGATGCGATCAAGGACGTGCCGGGCCACGTGGTCGTCGCAGGGCATACCGACAACCAGCGGCTGCTGTCGGCGCGTTTTCCGTCGAACTGGCATCTGTCGCAGGCTCGTGCCGATGTCGTGCGGGACATGCTCGCCGCACGCACGGGCACGCCAGGGCGTTTCGAAGCCGAAGGTCGCGGCGACACCGAGCCGATCGCGCCGAACGACTCGCCCGCGAACCGCGCGAAGAACCGCCGCGTCGATATCACCATACTCGCGCCGGGGGCGGCATCGTGA